One stretch of Prosthecobacter debontii DNA includes these proteins:
- a CDS encoding class I SAM-dependent methyltransferase translates to MDKPPVFTQDWTTHHFSKWREVLGPFAGREKLRGLELGSFEGRSALFFLQEIATHPTARLICMDHWRDREIHGRFLHNILSAGVHDRCEVRKGDSHQMLRSIRQRFDFIYIDADHRAEAVLTDAVLAWPILLPGGVLIFDDYEWEKAGQKPPKLGIDAFLQVFAGQFEVLHIGWQVILKKV, encoded by the coding sequence ATGGATAAGCCACCTGTGTTCACTCAAGACTGGACCACGCACCACTTCTCCAAGTGGCGGGAAGTCCTCGGCCCTTTTGCCGGACGTGAAAAGCTGCGGGGGCTTGAACTCGGCAGCTTTGAAGGTCGTTCAGCGCTGTTCTTTTTGCAGGAGATTGCCACGCACCCGACGGCGCGTCTGATCTGCATGGATCACTGGCGTGACCGCGAGATCCATGGGCGCTTTCTGCACAACATCCTTTCGGCCGGTGTGCATGATCGCTGCGAAGTGCGCAAGGGCGACTCACATCAGATGCTGCGGAGCATCCGGCAACGCTTCGACTTCATTTACATCGATGCCGATCACCGTGCTGAGGCGGTGCTGACGGATGCGGTTTTGGCTTGGCCCATTCTTCTCCCTGGTGGGGTGCTGATCTTTGATGACTACGAATGGGAGAAGGCAGGGCAGAAGCCGCCCAAGCTGGGCATCGATGCTTTTCTTCAAGTCTTCGCCGGTCAATTCGAAGTCCTGCACATCGGCTGGCAGGTCATCCTCAAGAAAGTCTAA
- a CDS encoding fibronectin type III domain-containing protein, with translation MPPTLQPVLNLVPGDELSSIVDLSWTPSNKTGSAGFGYSVEYSDDDGATWEVYSDTTDTDEHVDLTGSGVDTYSFRVVPYNDAGEGPSSESVAIILPVTMQTPNLSVEVDYLSYEAYLTWNLIPGASYYRYSWRYNGGGWNEESIGPDNTYMFSGSSGDGLYEFRVQGANDNGEGPWSDPAGVTLPGESEGGMDVTYRRPDAVSRYLRPDGTSSYLRFAA, from the coding sequence ATGCCACCAACACTCCAGCCAGTATTGAACCTCGTTCCTGGCGACGAGTTATCTTCCATTGTCGATTTGTCTTGGACTCCCAGCAATAAGACGGGCAGCGCTGGCTTTGGCTATTCGGTTGAATACTCAGACGATGACGGTGCCACTTGGGAGGTTTACAGTGACACTACTGATACTGATGAGCACGTCGATCTGACTGGCAGCGGCGTGGATACCTACTCATTCCGAGTTGTTCCTTATAATGACGCCGGAGAAGGGCCATCGTCTGAATCCGTCGCGATCATTCTGCCAGTCACGATGCAAACTCCAAACCTCTCTGTGGAGGTGGATTATTTGAGCTACGAGGCTTACCTGACTTGGAATTTGATTCCTGGTGCAAGCTACTATCGGTATTCGTGGCGATACAATGGGGGTGGGTGGAACGAGGAGAGTATCGGCCCCGATAACACCTACATGTTCAGCGGGTCGTCCGGCGACGGCTTGTATGAGTTTCGCGTCCAGGGGGCCAATGACAATGGGGAGGGGCCGTGGAGTGATCCTGCCGGGGTGACTCTGCCGGGGGAGTCTGAGGGTGGCATGGACGTCACCTATCGCCGCCCGGATGCTGTGAGCCGTTATCTCCGCCCTGATGGAACCAGTTCTTACTTGAGATTCGCCGCTTAA
- a CDS encoding M15 family metallopeptidase has protein sequence MKTEDIQAMQRRIGVKDDGVWGPVSMAACRGHLRKLMPAINPWPKSDRSSLIAFYGQPGDESQLVSFTFPYPMFYGGKRVLTSRCHRKVKDSLLRILAVIGDRWGDRPEIMEEAEDYGGIYNFRNSRGGSSLSMHAWGIAIDLDADDNGLNTPWPLRADMPLEIMEAFSREGWLSAGAFWTHKTVPNNGYDAMHFQATQ, from the coding sequence ATGAAGACTGAAGACATCCAAGCCATGCAACGCCGAATCGGCGTGAAAGATGATGGAGTTTGGGGCCCCGTCTCCATGGCGGCTTGTCGCGGACATTTGCGTAAGCTGATGCCTGCGATCAACCCGTGGCCCAAGAGTGATCGGAGCAGTCTGATCGCTTTCTACGGCCAGCCGGGAGATGAAAGTCAGCTTGTTTCTTTCACCTTTCCTTACCCGATGTTTTATGGAGGGAAACGCGTGCTCACCAGCCGCTGTCATCGGAAGGTGAAGGATTCATTGCTGCGTATCCTCGCCGTTATTGGTGATCGATGGGGTGATCGTCCCGAGATCATGGAGGAAGCCGAGGACTACGGTGGAATCTACAACTTCCGCAACAGCCGTGGCGGCTCCTCCCTCTCCATGCATGCCTGGGGCATTGCCATTGATCTGGATGCCGATGACAACGGGCTCAACACCCCGTGGCCTCTGCGAGCAGACATGCCGTTAGAGATCATGGAAGCCTTCTCACGAGAGGGCTGGCTCTCGGCTGGAGCTTTTTGGACTCACAAGACGGTCCCCAACAACGGCTACGACGCCATGCATTTTCAAGCCACTCAATGA
- a CDS encoding spike base protein, RCAP_Rcc01079 family: MSNPLTEQPPASADQLLNAIRQLISGGAAGASASNAQAVTPSDSTTLENCRALYVGTGGDVVATVGGQDVTFINVPDGTWLPIMATQVKASTTASDLVRLW, from the coding sequence ATGAGCAATCCTCTCACGGAGCAACCTCCCGCCAGTGCGGATCAACTGCTGAACGCGATTCGGCAGTTGATCTCGGGCGGGGCTGCGGGTGCCTCGGCCTCAAATGCGCAGGCCGTCACTCCGAGTGATTCAACGACCTTGGAGAACTGCCGTGCGCTGTATGTGGGCACAGGTGGTGATGTGGTGGCGACGGTGGGAGGGCAAGACGTGACCTTCATCAACGTGCCCGACGGCACCTGGCTGCCCATCATGGCAACGCAGGTGAAAGCCTCGACGACTGCATCTGATCTTGTGCGGCTCTGGTAA